A stretch of the Uranotaenia lowii strain MFRU-FL chromosome 3, ASM2978415v1, whole genome shotgun sequence genome encodes the following:
- the LOC129751726 gene encoding probable pseudouridine-5'-phosphatase isoform X2, with translation MSRLFSTGSILGAGGSSKMASNFRKVTHCIFDMDGLLLDTENLYTEVTQSIADPYGKVYTWEIKQAVMGLQREAAAAAIVEALGLPMTPEEYVIVSTEKINQLMGSCKMMPGAEKLIRHLHENNIPIAVATSSGADSVEVKTKNHQDIFNLFHHKVMGSSDAEVKEGKPAPDIFLVAASRFPDKPNPDQCLVFEDAPNGVTAGVAAGMQVVMVPDPHIEEDRRKQATVVLESLEHFKPEMFGLPAFK, from the exons ATGAGCCGTCTGTTTAGTACTGGTTCGATTCTCGGCGCGGGTGGAAGCTCCAAAATGGCTAGCAACTTCCGGAAAGTGACACACTGCATCTTCGACATGGATGGGCTGCTGCTGG ATACGGAGAACTTGTACACGGAAGTAACGCAGAGTATCGCGGACCCATACGGGAAAGTTTACACCTGGGAGATAAAACAGGCGGTCATGGGGCTCCAGCGAGAGGCGGCCGCCGCTGCCATCGTTGAGGCCCTCGGACTTCCGATGACGCCGGAAGAGTACGTGATCGTTTCGACCGAGAAAATCAACCAACTGATGGGCAGCTGCAAGATGATGCCAG GCGCGGAAAAACTGATCCGGCATCTGCACGAGAACAACATTCCCATTGCGGTGGCTACGAGTTCCGGAGCCGATTCCGTGGAAGTGAAAACTAAAAACCACCAAGATATCTTCAACCTCTTCCACCACAAAGTTATGGGATCGTCGGACGCCGAAGTGAAGGAGGGCAAACCGGCTCCGGACATTTTCCTAGTAGCCGCCTCCCGCTTCCCCGACAAACCCAACCCAGATCAG TGCCTTGTCTTCGAGGATGCACCCAATGGAGTGACGGCCGGTGTGGCCGCCGGCATGCAAGTGGTTATGGTTCCCGATCCGCACATCGAAGAAGATCGACGGAAACAGGCTACGGTGGTGCTCGAATCGTTGGAACATTTCAAACCGGAAATGTTTGGACTTCCTGCCTTCAAATAG
- the LOC129751726 gene encoding probable pseudouridine-5'-phosphatase isoform X1, with the protein MSRLFSTGSILGAGGSSKMASNFRKVTHCIFDMDGLLLDTEKIYERILGDLIKSYNSTYPWATRMKVLGTTEQRTVSIIVNDLKLSCTVDEFLKKFRQKQLVELGGAPLMRGAEKLIRHLHENNIPIAVATSSGADSVEVKTKNHQDIFNLFHHKVMGSSDAEVKEGKPAPDIFLVAASRFPDKPNPDQCLVFEDAPNGVTAGVAAGMQVVMVPDPHIEEDRRKQATVVLESLEHFKPEMFGLPAFK; encoded by the exons ATGAGCCGTCTGTTTAGTACTGGTTCGATTCTCGGCGCGGGTGGAAGCTCCAAAATGGCTAGCAACTTCCGGAAAGTGACACACTGCATCTTCGACATGGATGGGCTGCTGCTGG ACACGGAGAAAATCTACGAGAGAATCCTCGGCGATCTGATCAAATCGTACAACTCGACCTACCCATGGGCAACCCGCATGAAGGTCTTGGGTACGACGGAACAGAGAACCGTATCGATCATAGTAAACGATCTGAAGCTGTCCTGTACAGTGGATGAGTTCTTGAAAAAGTTTCGCCAGAAACAGCTAGTGGAACTCGGCGGTGCTCCTCTTATGAGAG GCGCGGAAAAACTGATCCGGCATCTGCACGAGAACAACATTCCCATTGCGGTGGCTACGAGTTCCGGAGCCGATTCCGTGGAAGTGAAAACTAAAAACCACCAAGATATCTTCAACCTCTTCCACCACAAAGTTATGGGATCGTCGGACGCCGAAGTGAAGGAGGGCAAACCGGCTCCGGACATTTTCCTAGTAGCCGCCTCCCGCTTCCCCGACAAACCCAACCCAGATCAG TGCCTTGTCTTCGAGGATGCACCCAATGGAGTGACGGCCGGTGTGGCCGCCGGCATGCAAGTGGTTATGGTTCCCGATCCGCACATCGAAGAAGATCGACGGAAACAGGCTACGGTGGTGCTCGAATCGTTGGAACATTTCAAACCGGAAATGTTTGGACTTCCTGCCTTCAAATAG